Below is a genomic region from Amphiura filiformis chromosome 19, Afil_fr2py, whole genome shotgun sequence.
TTCCTTTGGGATATTGTGGGAGCAGCTATTTGGTTCTGGAACTATAGGCGTATTTGTGgcagctgcattactttttgtgcagactttattttattgatatgcATGCAATTTACAAAAGTGCAATTTCTGCAGTTTTTCTTGGTATTTTAAGTGCTTTGTAATTTAAGATTAAGGAAATTTTAtttgtcaatatttgtatattttttgataactttgtattttaatatgtaaagagggccctagtggaaagcagtgctttgttcactgatctgggctaccctataaagatgccgttaataataaaaaaataataataacaatctgCGAGGGTGCTGCTGGAAGAAGGTGTTTCCAACAATCAGATCGATTGCCTGACAAAAATCTTCCAAACTGTCTCCACGATCATTTCTTTCTCCCAATCCAAACTTTCCAATTGACCTTGATTTGATGTCAGACTTGCCAACTTTTTGTATTCCAGTCTCCCAAGATGATAAGCATATCTttgtcatcatgcagttattgttaactacatgtatgcacacaacacaggggcattcacaataggcaattgaaccctactggtagcgctgtgttgtagctatagtggacgaactagttagcatcataggcctatatcaaaaagtataaaagctatgattttagcacttgctctatgtttcaattacttattcttttccaaatatctgaatcttcaacccggtacaagctttaataacgggggaacatacatttttattaaaaagaaatcctaccatctatccaaacgcgccgtgttattccaatgcacattttgcttcaccgggcagccctggcttggtcatatttggaatattggtgtcataaaaccgtcataggtacaaatttagtactttctgtcaatcaagtatggcttattctctacatgtcaatctttaaataattggcatagtccttataataacggtggtccgccttgatgagtaaatgacagcaaacagctgcatttcagtgaaaaatacccccagAACTCGATCAGTGGAGCTctgctcgtacatgtcaatagcgtcattatcgattggattagtcgtccgtagcggacaattcggtcgctcattggattaatattatcaggtggtaataaatttgcattagacaatagattactatgtaatggtttagtactgcatatatcgatttaatcttcaataagcgggtttatggctggaaaggtcacggtaaATTTGCCGTGGACGTGACTGCACTATGTCGGGGATCTTGTCCAGGACATCTTGGAGCTGACCATAAAAGTCTGAGTAAATTGACACCAATTGTGTTGAAATCAGCCAAAAATTTAGAGAGTGCCGACCAAGTAACGACATACGTAtatatgccaaaaatcattggttccacaaaccactaatgtagcaagacgaaatgctaagggaccgttcacaaacacttgtaagggggggggcctgatgcaaaaaaggggggccctgaaatttttgaccctcctaaggggggccctgaaaaaattgaccacaaattttcctggaaaaattaagtttatatgcttttctatggggttgacccataattttcatgtcaaaagggaggGCCGTGAAATTTTTAGGTCTGTAAAGGGAGGGGCCGAACAATTTtagcgatgaaatttttttgcatcaggcccccccttacacgtgtttgtgaacggtccctaactcaAATATCTCCACATAGCTCTCTGTGGCTCTCTGTACTACATGGGCATTTTCAGCGGACAAGAAGGTCATTTGAATGGATGATAATTAGAAAGATAACATCTGATAACCGTTTtgcaacctaggtaaacaaacaaataaacattgaTATGGGACTATTTTCAAAAGTAAATCAGTAATTATATCTAAACCAAATAATTGACCCAATATTGTGTATAAAATTAGCAAGTCTAATTATCGCATGATCATAATGATAGCCCTGGGGATGATAATATACAATTCTAAAGGACTCAAAATATAACATGAGAGATTGGAATTAGCATACACGAGAATGACTTTTTTGATAAAAGCCTTAAAAAGTGTAGTAAAAgcttaaaaggcccaaaacggGTTGACAAAATGCGTATATTTGGGACAACAAAATAGCCTGAATCAAAATCCTGACAAGTTCTCATGCCTGAGCGGATCGAAGTGTTAAATTTTAGACGGTTTTCTAAGTCAATTGACAGTTTGTGAAACGCAGTTTCCTTCGTCATCTAGTAGATTGTATATTCAGAACCACTTTATTTATTTTACCACTAACGGaacaatataaataaatacatgaataataaataaataaataaataaataaataaataaataaataaataaataaataaataaataaataaataaataaataaataaataaataaataaataataatttaaaccTCTTACAAAGAAGGTTCAATAGTATACCGCTGATGATCTATTACACGGTTTTCattgggaaaatggctaatttcgggggGAATTTTCtcattcagaactctcacagtttaACGCCACCAATagcaggtgaaactagatgatttggataccaaatgatcaaaaactcaatacTCAACCTTagaatggcagtgcgccctcgcaGCTGAAAGTTCCTCATAGGTAGGGTGAATATTTAATGAAATccgatgccgtgcggatgaattttggtaatattacaacagaaatgtcatataatgagagaacaTTCGAAGCAtcagaacccaaaatgtacttttttggctacaCAACTTGGTCAGACTTTTCAGACTTAAATTAGCTCTTGgccaatttcagtgattttaaagcagtcttttcagatgcctgcacacaaacaaatagttcctcgtcgtatttccatgcatcgATGAACAATGAATGAGTTAATAAACAATTACAAGTAAATTTGGAacggcatttcgcaaactctccaaATGAGAATCCCGCGCCCGCCACTGAAAGGGTGAACGACATAATTGTACAGCACACCGTATATATTTTTGGGACGGATGAACTTTGTGCTGATGTAAACAGTCGACTTATGATTGTCATTTTTTTCTAATTTGTTTGACCAGTATTAGGTCTAATGCTTGAGCTTCCCTCAGAGTGTAATTACGTCCAGTCATGTCTGTATTATCAAGCCTTGTCGATTTTATTGACTTGCGAGCCTTCTTATTAAGTCTCGTCGCGTTCCTACTAGTCCTATGGCTGACACGTCGTCCGTCTAACCTCCCACCAGGACCACGAGGATGGCCGTTAGTTGGAAACATCCCAGGACTAATTTGGGATTACTTCCTTTCTGGAAGACCCCTTCCACACTTGCTTTTATCCACCATGTCCCGGAAGTACGGCAAATTCTTCAGTATTTCATTAGGACCTCAGCTGATTGTTATTGCAAATGATCAAGACACGATAAAAGAGGCTGGACAGAATCAGATGACTACAGCTAGACCCAAACAGATTGTTAACAACACAGGAGGACAAGGTGAGTGAGTAataaaaaatccaagttttgagacattttcccaAAATAACAAGAACTATCTtcagggcttgaaataagcaggagcaAGGGGCAAATTTACCCCTGCTAAAAGGCAAAATGCCCCTGGTTCTGAAACAGAACTCTGTGTATTTGTATAGACCAGgggcaatatttacacaaaaacacccaaaattgctcctggattttaaatccttatttcaagccctgaCTATCTTATgaaccactgaacaaatacaaggcttgtttgtactatgCATTTTTGATGCTGACTGTATAATTATGTTACCCATTTTTCCCAAGTGGAGGAGGCCTGAGGTTCTCTCTGGTTAAAGGTGTACGGTGCCACAGTTTTGATactttttcagcgattttggtatatcgataggTGGGTTTTCAGCGAAGAGCAATGCTTCTGAGAGTGTAAGGCTGCTTATGATTCAtgaataatatgtgaccatccatctcaaaccgctcgtaaagtcggcaaattgaatttcgagttacagtccaaaatgtgcataaagcttgtattcataatgtacctaataattgtcctacaagtttctcatttcagtccagtcatataccaatctttaatcctattgttgaagacgaTATTAATAAGCTTATagtatacttatagtaaatagctttagtctttgtttgctttggctaaatcctattcaagtggtgggttaaccaacaattaacaatgagaggacattcctgaacctcgttgacttggggatgatttgaagtgaccgccaattatgaccatttgatatttaataccagcaatgtagaaaaagagatatattgtagcaccaaaataatgtacctttttcctgaaggagcaaagtttaacaagccctaactccacttctggatatcgtttgaagtcaaatgatatatcattgtaaagcttatgatatatattttctaaacatggaagaaaaccaaattgaccaggggccgactttacgagcgtttcgatgtggatggtcacatattcttAAGGTTTTTTTAATTACAATATGGTTCATTAATATTATTAAGGTCGTCTTTTGAAGAGGGGTTGACATCCCCTTAGGGTTTTCGAACTGAATCAAAATTGCACCAatgcaaaaaaaacaccaaataacttgGGATAATCCCAGGTCCTttatttgcgctcattttagtgaaaatTGTTGACCCACCACCACCTCAATGGTGTAGCAGGGATGACACACGTGAGTCAACCGCTTGCCcctgatgctggccgccctgatatttaagatttggtACGCGTTTTTATGCTTCTTCAGGGGTGTGTGAGTTCCTCtattcagctgatttcctctttttgttGCAAACATTTACTCATGCTTCAATTTTAATCCAAGGTGTCAAATTATTCCTTTGATAAAAATGAATCAAATTGAGAAATATTGCATTGTTATGGATggtttgttacataggtaacgtTACAAAATAGGTTAATGTCAACAGGTCTCAGTGGAATTTAATCTTTTTGTTGTGTTACAAAGGTAACAAACAATCTGacatatggcaaactattctttttttaaaagtggagtaatttgagaccaatttttgTATCAAAATCCAGGAGTTTgcaatttttgtcccctgtgaaatcccaattttgacatttgaccttttaacCCTATAACTCAAGACCTATACATCGGAGATATGTAAAACTATACTTTGTATTATACTATGTATGATTGTTATTaataagatttgaccaactttgaaatttcacccgctgcataagcggccattttggatttatgcaaattaggccctGTTCCACACCTGGGATTTTCGGGGAAGTTTGATGGGTCGTTtagtatgcttttctgaaatgaatggtgattaaatggattctgttacaattagtggcGGGTGATTTCATACATTGACTTGCCTTAAGTAATACTAATATTATTGTGCTCACGGTTATGAACTTTCAAACAAATAGGGACTTAATCTTGATGAGGTGTTTTCAGACTCACTCTGTATTCATACATGACATGCATGGTATTATTTCCATACATACAGGTCTTGCTATAGCCTCTGGTGACGCCTGGTTGCAACAGAGACGTTTCACGCTCTCAACGTTGCGAAGTTTCGGCGTAGGCAGGAAGACCTTCGAAGATCAGATAGCCGAAGAAGCACACTACCTAATGCAAGAGATCGAAACGTACGACGCCAAACCATTCGACCCACAGCATTTGGTCCTAAACGCCACTTCCAACGTGCTTTGTCACGTCATTTTCGGTCAACGCTACGACTATTCCGATCCTGATTTCCATCACGTCTTAAACGCTTTGGATCGTCAAACAAAACTCGCTGGCGCTGCGGGCTCAGAAGTGTTCcttcctgttttaaaatatctaCCAAGTTATCGTAGTGAGCAGGAGATTACTGATAAGCTTAGCAAAGACTTTGTTGGATTCGTGTGGAGGGTCGTACGCGGTCACCAGAAGGAGTACGACAGCAGTAATCAACATGACTATATTGACGTTTATCTCAAGGAGATGGAGCTGGCACGGGACGTGACATCTCATTTGAATGAACTGAATCTGGTGGCTTCCTTGTCTCATCTGTTCTTTGCTGGTACGTCTTCTTCCATTACCTTACGATGGGCAATGATGTACATGATGGAGCATCCTCACATACAAGACAAGGTAAGTGACTTGTTATTTCAATAAACTCACATCACAGGTCTACCCgctattcacggttgtttgatgggatgtagaactgtattcatttttaagcaaagttgaaaactgatggcgctatttatctaaaatcttgtttgcatctttttaAGGGGTAGACCCggggggtagacacttgtataatggcattaaaatatcataaaaatgagtaacatatgtgaccgtacagcacgaatgagccgtaaatgtcctcaattgtattctgagttacagtgtaaaatgggcatgaaggtcgtattcataggtacctcaatttggtgctacgtgtacctcatttaatgtgatacacgtagcaccaaattgaaatacctatgaatatgac
It encodes:
- the LOC140140610 gene encoding cytochrome P450 2J4-like; its protein translation is MSVLSSLVDFIDLRAFLLSLVAFLLVLWLTRRPSNLPPGPRGWPLVGNIPGLIWDYFLSGRPLPHLLLSTMSRKYGKFFSISLGPQLIVIANDQDTIKEAGQNQMTTARPKQIVNNTGGQGLAIASGDAWLQQRRFTLSTLRSFGVGRKTFEDQIAEEAHYLMQEIETYDAKPFDPQHLVLNATSNVLCHVIFGQRYDYSDPDFHHVLNALDRQTKLAGAAGSEVFLPVLKYLPSYRSEQEITDKLSKDFVGFVWRVVRGHQKEYDSSNQHDYIDVYLKEMELARDVTSHLNELNLVASLSHLFFAGTSSSITLRWAMMYMMEHPHIQDKVQQEIDTVIGRDRLPKLSDREDLPYTDAVIYEASRIGTVFPLSVPHYTTADTTIKGYNVPKGTVVILNLSAWHHDPDMWGDPENFRPERFLDGKGALQNTEFVIPFSQGRRQCPGEQFARKELFIFFSHLMHRFRVEKAIDKPLDFNGMFGISSSPKPFEMRAVLRNV